In the genome of Porphyrobacter sp. ULC335, one region contains:
- a CDS encoding ferric reductase-like transmembrane domain-containing protein, whose translation MTTRPAVRPIISGQALFLIIALAMGGVIWAVLYSGAFSVESIRLTVRMTARFSLALFLAAFCASALQKLWPSPTSLFLVRNRRWFGLSFAFSHLLHAILLIMFLNADPVTFWSMVKTINLVLGGTGYLFITILAATSFDAAVRKLGPARWKQLHTLAVWVVWGNFMLSNAKRIPVSGFYLIPVALLLLAVVLRLSASRAARKPFTA comes from the coding sequence ATGACGACGCGACCTGCGGTAAGGCCCATCATCAGTGGGCAGGCATTGTTTCTGATCATCGCGCTCGCGATGGGCGGGGTGATATGGGCGGTGCTCTATAGTGGCGCCTTCAGCGTCGAATCCATCCGGCTCACAGTCAGAATGACCGCGCGGTTCTCGCTCGCGCTTTTTCTGGCCGCCTTCTGCGCCTCCGCTCTCCAAAAGCTTTGGCCCTCCCCTACCTCGCTGTTTCTGGTCCGCAACAGGCGCTGGTTCGGGTTGAGCTTCGCTTTCTCCCACCTGCTGCATGCCATACTTCTGATTATGTTCCTGAATGCCGATCCAGTCACTTTCTGGTCGATGGTCAAGACAATCAACCTGGTTCTTGGCGGCACCGGATACTTGTTCATCACGATCCTGGCGGCCACGTCTTTCGATGCCGCCGTGCGGAAGTTGGGGCCGGCGCGCTGGAAGCAGCTCCACACCCTCGCCGTTTGGGTTGTCTGGGGCAATTTCATGCTTTCGAACGCCAAGCGCATTCCGGTCAGCGGGTTCTATCTCATCCCGGTTGCACTCCTCCTGCTCGCGGTCGTGTTGCGCCTGTCTGCAAGCAGGGCCGCGCGCAAACCGTTCACCGCATGA
- a CDS encoding S1 family peptidase produces MALIALPAHAVVIRHDVDDANYRIETSDFPALVDIPGSGHGTLIAPQWVVTAAHTLPQDHALTQVTINGQIRPVERVIVHPGYKTIPQELFDQAMATGEAVLILTIIGSSDDIALIKLTTPATDVKPIALYAGNEEFGQTFRFIGKGATGEGSKGYSPMSSQRTELRHGFNKVTSAYDRWFCYQFDTGASALPLEAVGGNGDSGGPALFDVDGEWVVAGMMSWKLAGGDVRTANQGLYGQINCNVRISHYRQWIESEIASDPAGH; encoded by the coding sequence ATGGCCCTGATCGCCCTGCCGGCACATGCAGTGGTTATCCGTCACGACGTGGATGACGCAAATTACCGGATCGAAACATCCGATTTTCCCGCGCTCGTCGACATTCCCGGCTCGGGACATGGGACACTGATCGCGCCCCAGTGGGTGGTCACTGCGGCCCATACTCTCCCGCAGGACCATGCGCTGACACAAGTAACGATCAATGGCCAGATCAGGCCGGTGGAGCGGGTGATCGTGCACCCGGGCTACAAGACGATTCCCCAAGAGCTTTTCGATCAGGCGATGGCGACCGGCGAAGCGGTCCTGATCCTCACCATTATCGGGTCATCCGACGATATCGCACTCATCAAGCTCACGACCCCGGCGACCGACGTTAAGCCGATCGCGCTTTATGCTGGTAACGAAGAGTTCGGGCAGACTTTCCGCTTCATCGGCAAGGGCGCGACCGGGGAGGGAAGCAAAGGGTATAGTCCGATGAGCTCGCAGCGCACCGAATTGCGGCACGGGTTCAACAAGGTGACCAGCGCGTATGACCGCTGGTTCTGCTATCAGTTCGACACAGGTGCATCCGCCTTGCCGCTCGAGGCGGTCGGCGGGAACGGAGACAGCGGTGGTCCGGCCCTGTTCGATGTCGACGGCGAATGGGTGGTTGCTGGCATGATGTCGTGGAAGTTGGCAGGTGGCGATGTGCGGACCGCAAACCAGGGATTGTACGGACAGATCAACTGCAATGTCCGGATCTCGCATTATCGCCAGTGGATCGAGAGCGAGATAGCGTCAGACCCGGCCGGGCACTGA